From Streptomyces sp. HUAS MG91, the proteins below share one genomic window:
- a CDS encoding acyl-CoA dehydrogenase family protein codes for MSATPQHQAKVSEREARQVAEAAREQDWRKPSFAKELFLGRFRIDLIHPHPMPADEDAQRGEEFLAKLRDFCETEIDSARIEREARIPDETVNGLKELGALGMKIDTKYGGLGLTQVYYNKSLALVGSASPAIGALLSAHQSIGVPQPLKLFGTQEQKDTFLPRCARTDISAFLLTEPDVGSDPARLATTAVPDGDSYVLDGVKLWTTNGVVADLLVVMARVPKSEGHRGGITAFVVEAASEGITVENRNAFMGLRGLENGVTRFDRVRVPAANRIGPEGAGLKIALTTLNTGRLSLPAMCVGAGKWCLKIAREWSAAREQWGKPVAFHEAVGAKISFIAATTFALEAVVDLSSQMADEDRNDIRIEAALAKLYGSEMSCLMADELVQIRGGRGFETAESLAARGERAVPAEQMLRDLRINRIFEGSTEIMHLLIAREAVDAHLSVAGDLIDPDKSLSDKARAGAKAGGFYARWLPKLVAGPGQLPRSYGEFHPAGHRDLSGHLRYVERSARKLARSTFYAMSRWQGRMETKQGFLGRIVDIGAELFAMSAACVRAELLRTTEEYGREAYQLADVFCGQARIRVDELFDRLWTNTDELDRKVVKGVLGGTYTWLEQGVVDPSGDGPWIADATPGASKRENVHRPIR; via the coding sequence ACACCCCAGCATCAGGCGAAGGTCTCCGAACGGGAGGCCCGGCAGGTCGCCGAGGCCGCACGCGAACAGGACTGGCGCAAGCCCAGTTTCGCGAAGGAGCTCTTCCTCGGCCGGTTCCGGATCGACCTCATCCACCCGCACCCCATGCCCGCCGACGAGGACGCGCAGCGCGGCGAGGAGTTTCTGGCCAAGCTCCGCGACTTCTGCGAGACGGAGATCGACTCCGCCCGCATCGAGCGCGAGGCGAGGATCCCCGACGAGACGGTCAACGGGCTCAAGGAGCTCGGCGCGCTCGGCATGAAGATCGACACGAAGTACGGCGGGCTCGGCCTCACCCAGGTGTACTACAACAAGTCGCTCGCCCTGGTCGGCTCCGCGTCCCCGGCGATCGGCGCCCTGCTCTCCGCGCACCAGTCCATCGGCGTACCGCAGCCGCTGAAGCTGTTCGGGACGCAGGAGCAGAAGGACACGTTCCTGCCGCGCTGCGCCCGCACCGACATCAGCGCGTTCCTGCTGACCGAGCCCGACGTCGGCTCCGACCCGGCCCGGCTCGCTACCACCGCCGTCCCCGACGGCGACTCCTACGTCCTCGACGGCGTGAAGCTGTGGACGACGAACGGCGTCGTCGCCGATCTGCTCGTCGTCATGGCGCGCGTCCCGAAGTCCGAGGGGCACAGGGGCGGCATCACCGCGTTCGTGGTGGAGGCCGCGTCCGAGGGCATCACGGTCGAGAACCGCAACGCCTTCATGGGCCTGCGCGGCCTGGAGAACGGCGTCACGCGCTTCGACCGGGTACGGGTGCCCGCCGCGAACCGGATCGGCCCGGAGGGCGCCGGACTGAAGATCGCGCTCACCACCCTCAACACCGGACGCCTCTCGCTGCCCGCCATGTGCGTCGGCGCCGGCAAGTGGTGCCTGAAGATCGCCCGCGAGTGGTCGGCGGCCCGCGAGCAGTGGGGCAAGCCGGTCGCGTTCCACGAGGCGGTCGGCGCGAAGATCAGCTTCATCGCGGCGACCACGTTCGCCCTGGAGGCCGTCGTCGACCTCTCCTCGCAGATGGCCGACGAGGACCGCAACGACATCCGCATCGAGGCCGCCCTCGCCAAGCTCTACGGCTCCGAGATGAGCTGTCTGATGGCGGACGAGCTGGTGCAGATCCGCGGCGGCCGCGGCTTCGAGACCGCCGAATCCCTCGCCGCCCGCGGCGAACGCGCGGTCCCCGCCGAGCAGATGCTGCGCGACCTGCGCATCAACCGCATCTTCGAGGGCTCCACCGAGATCATGCACCTGCTGATCGCGCGCGAGGCCGTCGACGCCCACCTGTCCGTCGCCGGCGACCTCATCGACCCCGACAAGTCCCTGTCCGACAAGGCGCGGGCGGGCGCGAAGGCGGGCGGCTTCTACGCCCGCTGGCTGCCCAAGCTGGTCGCGGGCCCCGGCCAGCTCCCGCGCTCGTACGGCGAATTCCACCCGGCGGGCCACCGCGACCTGTCCGGCCATCTGCGCTACGTCGAGCGCTCGGCCCGCAAGCTGGCCCGCTCCACCTTCTACGCCATGTCCCGCTGGCAGGGCCGCATGGAGACCAAGCAGGGCTTCCTCGGCCGCATCGTCGACATCGGCGCCGAACTGTTCGCGATGAGCGCGGCCTGCGTACGCGCCGAACTCCTGCGCACCACCGAGGAGTACGGCCGCGAGGCGTACCAGCTCGCCGACGTCTTCTGCGGTCAGGCCCGCATCCGCGTCGACGAACTCTTCGACCGGCTGTGGACCAACACCGACGAACTGGACCGCA